Proteins encoded together in one Kribbella voronezhensis window:
- a CDS encoding DinB family protein, with translation MPEPFDWDILQRPSAMAMVRGQLGFSWMVLSGRLAALTDEEYFWRPSSEALTVVRRQYAGRFRSLGSGEWVAQWPDEPDHRGPRTIAWLIAHLTETFFERWEWTFGASRQGRADITLHGNAQDAVAWLAHWVDAWSNSIAELDEEQAMTVGLSQATELDAAEPFGHVVLRLNRELIHHGSEIMTLQDLHALAA, from the coding sequence CTGGGACATCCTGCAGCGACCATCGGCGATGGCGATGGTGCGCGGGCAGCTCGGCTTCAGCTGGATGGTGTTGTCGGGCCGGCTCGCCGCGCTGACCGACGAGGAGTACTTCTGGCGCCCGAGCAGCGAGGCGCTGACCGTCGTCCGGCGGCAATATGCCGGCCGGTTCAGATCGCTCGGGTCCGGCGAGTGGGTCGCCCAATGGCCGGACGAGCCGGATCACCGGGGGCCGCGGACCATCGCCTGGCTGATCGCGCATCTGACCGAGACCTTCTTCGAGCGCTGGGAGTGGACCTTCGGCGCGAGCAGGCAAGGCCGGGCCGACATCACCCTGCACGGCAACGCGCAGGACGCGGTCGCCTGGCTCGCGCACTGGGTGGACGCCTGGAGCAACTCGATCGCCGAGCTGGACGAGGAGCAGGCGATGACCGTCGGCCTGTCCCAAGCCACGGAGCTCGACGCCGCCGAGCCCTTCGGCCACGTCGTCCTCCGGCTCAACCGCGAACTCATCCACCACGGCTCCGAGATCATGACGCTGCAAGACCTGCACGCCCTGGCCGCCTGA